A portion of the Candidatus Flexicrinis proximus genome contains these proteins:
- a CDS encoding SH3 domain-containing protein — protein sequence MFKLQKALVVFVLTVLLSSGLIPTQAQDAASTPRIFVLKLDADIPTDEQVVDLLWEAAPVAPDDLNLAGDGRYLVGIERQITPADADYLDRSYTDPSGYIVEQAAERYALQPYEQVFVDGYMFPAYQTKLVYRGVIRWVWFEQISIALSEGRDIEFGVESPQELPSIDRLIPPLLRANEHERELQLVVEDGSSKLLRRVFVITAAEADFLDFNLDDFNTDHNPIYGLLPEVADEEKETPELFFEATVETSFEQRIDFNHTESVSASWMRCMTMDNSPDFVTLVYDFEGWNNDLIKLSVTITAADEVPAGDYFFRILHDCAYVSDTVVHPFRQERIAVVRVSSCTAQATGVNLRAGPGTNFERVGSLAAGDTGFIDGQTVGADRLVWWHLIQDVWVRSDVVTTSGRCEDMPELSVE from the coding sequence ATGTTCAAGCTCCAGAAAGCGCTCGTCGTTTTCGTTTTGACCGTACTACTGTCTTCAGGGCTGATCCCCACCCAGGCGCAAGATGCGGCGTCCACTCCGCGCATATTTGTGTTGAAACTGGATGCTGATATTCCTACCGATGAACAGGTTGTGGACCTGCTGTGGGAGGCAGCACCCGTTGCACCGGATGACCTCAATCTGGCTGGCGATGGTCGTTATCTGGTGGGTATCGAACGCCAGATCACACCGGCAGACGCCGATTACCTGGATCGTTCCTATACCGACCCGTCGGGTTACATTGTGGAGCAGGCTGCCGAAAGATATGCGTTGCAGCCATACGAACAGGTTTTTGTTGACGGATATATGTTTCCCGCCTACCAGACTAAACTGGTCTATCGGGGCGTCATCCGTTGGGTCTGGTTCGAACAGATCAGTATCGCGTTATCTGAAGGCCGTGATATCGAGTTTGGAGTAGAATCTCCGCAGGAATTACCCTCAATTGACCGGCTGATCCCGCCTTTGCTGCGCGCTAATGAGCATGAACGGGAACTGCAACTGGTGGTCGAAGATGGCAGCTCTAAACTGCTGCGCAGGGTGTTTGTGATCACGGCAGCGGAGGCAGACTTCTTAGATTTCAATCTGGACGATTTCAATACCGACCATAATCCGATCTATGGTCTGCTGCCTGAGGTAGCAGATGAAGAAAAAGAGACTCCTGAACTATTCTTTGAAGCGACAGTTGAGACGTCATTTGAGCAACGCATCGACTTCAACCATACTGAATCAGTCTCAGCCAGTTGGATGCGCTGTATGACGATGGACAATTCACCCGACTTTGTAACACTCGTCTATGATTTCGAAGGGTGGAACAACGACCTGATCAAGCTCTCAGTGACGATCACAGCGGCTGACGAAGTGCCTGCCGGCGATTACTTCTTCCGGATTTTACATGACTGCGCCTACGTGTCTGACACGGTGGTTCACCCTTTCAGGCAAGAACGGATCGCGGTGGTGCGTGTCAGCAGTTGTACTGCGCAGGCGACCGGGGTCAACTTGCGCGCCGGACCAGGTACCAACTTCGAAAGAGTCGGATCCTTAGCTGCGGGGGATACGGGCTTCATCGACGGGCAAACAGTCGGTGCGGATAGGTTGGTATGGTGGCATCTGATACAGGATGTTTGGGTGCGTTCCGATGTTGTCACCACGTCAGGCCGGTGCGAGGATATGCCGGAGTTGAGCGTCGAATAA
- a CDS encoding ParB N-terminal domain-containing protein: MMSGANNKGMAPKNQPNRIDDLLNSVTEDLMTHVPQQFRDDALRVERLLLEIVRPDPVQPRRVLPEHLHFEFHAGRRTPTQALRGLVQIVQISARQRGRPFSNVLELLQNPDAEEDDANSALSPEEQLLHDLVNLAVTIRDDGQVNPLTVVDVSQGATHLFRIETGERRYWATWLLRDFIPNYGGDGMIPCIVIPAERSSVFRQARENTARSGLSAVALARQAALLLLTVHGFEIPAGAVTHDFYRQALDLDLRGKREYTEMILSAMGGMRKGYFSYIKNLLRLSDEAIELADRHNIEEYKLRYVLAVAPIFTRRLCVRSSI; the protein is encoded by the coding sequence ATGATGAGCGGCGCGAACAACAAAGGGATGGCGCCGAAAAATCAACCCAACCGGATCGACGATCTGCTCAACAGCGTGACCGAAGACCTGATGACCCACGTCCCGCAGCAGTTCAGAGACGATGCGCTGCGCGTCGAGCGGCTGCTGCTGGAGATCGTGCGGCCGGATCCGGTCCAACCGCGCCGTGTGTTGCCCGAACATCTGCACTTCGAATTTCATGCCGGACGCCGGACGCCGACGCAGGCGCTGCGCGGGCTGGTGCAGATCGTGCAGATTTCGGCACGTCAGCGCGGCCGGCCGTTCTCCAACGTGCTGGAACTGCTGCAGAATCCGGACGCCGAGGAAGACGATGCGAACAGCGCGCTCTCGCCGGAAGAACAGTTGCTGCACGATCTGGTCAATCTAGCGGTGACAATCCGCGATGATGGGCAGGTCAATCCGCTGACGGTGGTCGATGTGTCCCAGGGCGCGACCCACTTGTTCCGCATCGAGACCGGCGAACGGCGTTACTGGGCGACCTGGCTGCTGCGCGACTTCATCCCCAACTACGGAGGCGACGGCATGATCCCGTGCATCGTCATCCCCGCCGAGCGTTCGTCAGTGTTCCGGCAGGCGCGCGAAAACACTGCTCGCAGCGGCCTGTCGGCAGTGGCGCTGGCGCGACAGGCGGCACTCCTGTTGCTCACCGTGCATGGATTCGAGATCCCGGCCGGTGCCGTCACCCATGACTTCTACCGGCAGGCGCTCGATCTCGATCTGCGCGGCAAGCGCGAATACACCGAGATGATCCTCAGCGCCATGGGTGGGATGAGGAAGGGGTACTTCAGCTATATCAAGAACCTGCTGCGGTTATCGGACGAAGCGATCGAACTCGCTGATCGTCATAACATCGAAGAGTACAAACTCCGCTATGTGTTGGCTGTGGCCCCGATTTTCACGCGGAGATTATGCGTCAGATCATCGATCTGA
- a CDS encoding ParA family protein, with protein MTRVFVFTNHKGGTAKSTSSTNAAYGIVSMLRHAGAANSRVLLIDTDSQAHATLVTTGTKNYGADDSLYTVLMADRPSAAQTLLNCIIPSTWDENLHVLPASPMLEGAERELMGLAGAPYRLADPLNQIASRYAAIVIDTRPSFSLMTEMGLIASTDAIVPVEPRYLETVGLMSVIGKINDVRDGWRQPNLRVSGILVTKMNYRVRGHNHLLDELKAHSVLGKLLIGVVPANEAVSYAHQNHQSIFDYDPKAPASKAYMNVVAKLVQMILTGGA; from the coding sequence ATGACTCGCGTTTTCGTATTTACCAACCACAAGGGCGGCACCGCTAAATCGACATCGTCCACCAATGCCGCCTACGGCATCGTCTCGATGCTGCGGCATGCAGGCGCGGCCAATTCGCGCGTGCTGCTGATCGACACCGACAGCCAGGCGCATGCGACGCTGGTCACCACCGGCACCAAGAACTATGGTGCCGACGACAGCCTGTACACCGTGCTGATGGCCGACCGGCCCAGCGCGGCACAGACCCTGCTCAACTGCATCATCCCGTCCACCTGGGACGAAAATCTGCACGTCCTCCCTGCCTCACCGATGCTCGAAGGCGCAGAGCGCGAACTGATGGGACTGGCCGGCGCGCCTTACCGCTTGGCCGATCCGCTCAACCAGATCGCCAGCCGCTACGCCGCGATCGTGATCGATACGCGGCCGTCGTTCTCGCTGATGACCGAGATGGGACTGATCGCTTCGACTGATGCGATCGTGCCGGTCGAGCCGCGCTACCTGGAAACCGTCGGTCTGATGAGCGTGATCGGCAAGATCAACGACGTCCGCGACGGCTGGCGCCAGCCGAACCTGCGCGTCAGCGGCATCCTCGTCACCAAGATGAACTACCGTGTGCGCGGTCATAACCACCTGCTCGACGAACTCAAGGCGCACAGCGTGCTCGGCAAGCTGCTGATCGGCGTCGTGCCGGCCAATGAGGCCGTGTCGTATGCGCACCAGAACCACCAGAGCATCTTCGACTACGATCCGAAGGCGCCGGCCAGCAAAGCCTACATGAACGTCGTTGCAAAGCTCGTCCAGATGATCCTGACGGGCGGTGCATGA
- a CDS encoding Type 1 glutamine amidotransferase-like domain-containing protein, with translation MKFLLTSGGVRNPSIHNALLELLGKPISECNALCIPTAIYGHPYGTPGLAWEFISGHPTPSYMCELGWKSVGVLELTALPSLDKERWISWVRETDVLLVNGGDALYLSHWMRESGLADLLPSLGEMVWVGLSAGSMVMTPRIGKEFVGWKSPTGNDETLGIVDFSIFPHLDYPTFPENTMAHAERWAADLPNPGYAIDDETAIKVVNGTVEIISEGHWKQFTP, from the coding sequence ATGAAATTTCTGCTCACTTCAGGTGGGGTCAGAAACCCCAGTATCCATAATGCGCTGCTCGAATTGCTGGGCAAGCCGATTTCCGAGTGCAATGCCCTCTGCATTCCCACCGCAATCTACGGCCACCCTTATGGCACTCCTGGCTTGGCATGGGAATTCATCAGCGGACATCCGACTCCCTCATACATGTGCGAGCTGGGTTGGAAATCCGTGGGAGTGCTGGAGCTTACGGCGCTGCCCAGCCTCGATAAAGAACGCTGGATCTCCTGGGTACGGGAGACGGATGTCCTCCTGGTGAATGGCGGCGATGCCCTGTATCTGAGCCACTGGATGCGGGAATCCGGGCTGGCGGATCTCCTGCCGTCGCTGGGCGAAATGGTCTGGGTGGGTCTGAGCGCTGGGAGCATGGTGATGACACCGCGCATCGGGAAGGAATTCGTCGGCTGGAAATCGCCCACTGGCAACGATGAAACGCTGGGCATCGTCGATTTCTCGATCTTTCCGCATCTGGATTACCCCACTTTCCCGGAAAACACCATGGCACATGCCGAAAGATGGGCCGCCGATCTCCCGAATCCAGGGTACGCGATTGACGATGAGACCGCCATAAAGGTGGTCAACGGGACAGTCGAAATCATCTCCGAGGGGCACTGGAAGCAGTTTACGCCCTAG
- a CDS encoding beta-propeller fold lactonase family protein yields the protein MSQRSLTKGLPVFFAGLGVLLLIIAPKIGLLSSDAAKAQSVTRFAGPTKSGPLALNADDTLLAVANPDANTVSLFDVGGDRNLPLGEIAVGQEPNGVVVSPDGKTVYVANTLDGTVSVLTVDQAQQPVATVIATLVVGTEPYGIALTPNGQKAYVTNARSNSVSVIDTASNTVIKTITNIGPSVGAEPRGIAITNNGNDSDTDETVYITHFYSFANQGKLDGQDDSKTGLVTKISSETDSGIGQIVLTNMPDTGFKSVGEAIARIEPGQEAKFVTGAYPNQMQAIAIKNNFAYLPNVGASPNGPVAFNVSTQSLVHILDTTTNLDTGLTINLHKAVALQPEGPRKLFLAVPWAIAFKNNQNEGYVVSAASNVLVKITADPTTGALTVINNPLDGSVLEIPVGRNPRGIVINNADTRAYVMNYISRDVTVLDLTRFPEQVNATLRSTALPAAGSNEELVLVGEELYNTSVGEFTNSIGNMSREGWQSCAACHPFGLSDNVVWIFATGPRRTISQHIDFTGGTLRALNWSGIFDEEQDFELNIRGVSGGAGLLLKADGSALEETPNIGGLVIGDPAALAVHNSTRLELQARTPSGGVVPAWTAMVAYIQTIRAPISPLRGSTDPEIAEGRQIFINNNCQVCHGGPRWSSSSIPGPVTDLTQIAGGQIVAQLRNVGTFNPADVNEVRANAKPPLGEAGFVPPSLLSVFAVPPFFHNGGAASLDDALSDRFATHRAAGTGGIDGLSSPEDRRKLIKFLLSIDATTEPIQ from the coding sequence GTGTCTCAAAGATCGCTCACAAAGGGATTGCCGGTATTTTTCGCAGGGTTAGGCGTATTGCTGCTGATCATAGCACCCAAAATCGGTCTGCTCTCATCTGATGCCGCTAAAGCTCAGAGCGTGACTCGCTTCGCCGGACCAACAAAGTCTGGCCCACTGGCACTCAACGCCGATGATACACTGCTGGCAGTCGCCAACCCGGACGCGAATACGGTTTCACTATTCGACGTAGGCGGGGATCGCAACCTGCCATTGGGTGAAATCGCGGTAGGGCAGGAGCCGAATGGTGTAGTTGTCTCGCCAGATGGCAAAACGGTTTATGTCGCCAATACGCTTGACGGCACAGTATCGGTACTCACTGTTGATCAGGCACAGCAGCCCGTCGCCACCGTGATCGCAACGCTGGTTGTCGGGACAGAACCTTACGGGATCGCGCTGACGCCCAACGGTCAGAAAGCGTATGTCACCAATGCCCGTTCGAACTCAGTCAGTGTGATCGATACGGCGTCGAATACGGTGATCAAGACGATCACCAACATAGGGCCCTCTGTCGGAGCAGAGCCACGCGGTATCGCCATCACGAACAACGGCAACGACAGCGATACCGACGAGACGGTTTATATCACGCATTTCTACTCGTTTGCCAACCAGGGTAAGCTTGACGGCCAGGACGATAGCAAAACCGGGCTGGTTACGAAAATTTCCAGCGAAACCGACTCCGGGATCGGGCAGATCGTACTGACCAACATGCCAGACACCGGTTTCAAGTCAGTAGGAGAGGCGATTGCGCGCATCGAACCCGGCCAGGAAGCCAAGTTTGTCACGGGCGCATACCCGAACCAAATGCAGGCGATTGCGATCAAAAACAACTTCGCCTACCTGCCGAACGTGGGCGCATCACCCAACGGCCCGGTTGCGTTTAATGTCAGCACACAGTCGCTCGTCCACATCCTCGATACAACCACCAACCTGGATACGGGTCTGACCATCAACCTACACAAGGCGGTTGCGCTGCAGCCCGAAGGCCCGCGTAAACTGTTCCTGGCGGTTCCCTGGGCGATTGCCTTCAAGAATAATCAGAATGAGGGGTACGTCGTCAGCGCAGCCAGCAATGTGTTGGTGAAGATCACTGCCGATCCGACGACAGGCGCGCTCACGGTAATAAACAATCCGCTGGATGGCAGCGTGCTGGAAATTCCTGTAGGGCGCAATCCGCGCGGGATCGTAATCAATAACGCCGATACGCGCGCGTATGTGATGAATTACATCTCACGTGATGTAACAGTGCTGGATCTGACCCGCTTCCCGGAACAGGTGAACGCCACGCTGCGCTCAACGGCATTACCCGCTGCCGGATCGAACGAAGAATTGGTATTGGTCGGCGAGGAGCTCTACAACACTTCGGTGGGCGAATTCACCAACAGCATCGGGAATATGTCGAGAGAAGGCTGGCAGTCGTGTGCGGCGTGCCACCCGTTCGGCTTGTCCGATAACGTCGTATGGATTTTCGCCACCGGACCGCGCCGGACCATCTCGCAGCACATTGATTTTACCGGGGGCACTCTGCGGGCGTTGAACTGGTCGGGTATTTTCGACGAGGAACAGGATTTTGAGCTGAACATTCGCGGTGTGTCGGGCGGTGCTGGCCTGCTGCTGAAGGCGGATGGCTCCGCACTTGAGGAAACCCCCAACATCGGCGGTCTGGTGATCGGCGATCCGGCAGCACTGGCCGTTCACAACTCGACGCGCCTCGAACTGCAAGCCCGCACCCCGTCGGGCGGTGTCGTCCCGGCGTGGACGGCGATGGTCGCATATATCCAGACGATCCGGGCGCCAATCTCGCCTCTGCGCGGCAGTACTGATCCAGAGATCGCCGAAGGTCGCCAGATCTTCATCAACAATAACTGTCAGGTCTGCCACGGCGGACCGCGCTGGTCTAGCAGCAGCATTCCAGGACCTGTCACCGATTTGACCCAAATAGCGGGTGGGCAGATCGTCGCCCAACTGCGGAACGTCGGTACATTCAACCCGGCAGATGTGAACGAAGTCCGCGCGAATGCCAAGCCCCCGCTCGGCGAGGCAGGCTTTGTGCCGCCCTCGCTGTTAAGTGTATTCGCCGTCCCGCCCTTCTTCCATAACGGAGGCGCCGCTTCGCTGGATGATGCGCTAAGCGACAGATTTGCCACGCACCGTGCGGCGGGCACCGGCGGAATCGACGGCCTGTCGAGTCCAGAAGATCGGCGCAAACTGATCAAGTTCCTCCTGTCGATTGACGCGACGACGGAACCGATCCAGTAG
- a CDS encoding helix-turn-helix domain-containing protein, whose amino-acid sequence MSVDLVLPHAYSPPVGAIMPRLPVLPTNSRQNRSGSAMPIGEATKTAPVPFTRIPDAVLLDEHLTPIQFRIYVVIARRANRESASAFPSYETIAKDANISRRSAINGVKALVKAGYLAKRPQESGQGDATSNLYTISGKGSEIFAPRGVPSAKVVQSLHHVSAGIEPQAVQDLHHGSAANAPQVVQDLHHGSANAAPELDSKNKKKSNKTQENRIARGHMRGW is encoded by the coding sequence ATGTCTGTCGATCTGGTACTGCCCCATGCCTATTCACCCCCAGTAGGCGCGATCATGCCGCGGCTGCCGGTTCTTCCAACGAATTCCCGCCAAAATCGATCTGGTAGCGCCATGCCGATCGGCGAAGCGACGAAAACCGCACCTGTCCCGTTCACGCGCATCCCCGACGCCGTGCTGCTCGATGAGCATCTGACGCCGATCCAGTTTCGCATCTACGTCGTGATCGCACGCCGCGCCAATCGCGAAAGCGCGTCGGCATTTCCCAGCTATGAGACGATCGCAAAAGACGCCAACATCAGCCGCAGATCGGCGATCAATGGCGTCAAAGCGCTGGTCAAAGCGGGATATCTGGCCAAGCGTCCGCAGGAAAGCGGGCAGGGCGATGCGACCAGCAATCTGTACACGATCTCTGGCAAGGGTAGTGAAATCTTTGCACCACGTGGTGTTCCGAGCGCCAAGGTAGTGCAAAGTTTGCACCACGTCAGCGCAGGAATTGAGCCGCAGGCAGTGCAAGATTTGCACCACGGTAGTGCAGCAAATGCACCACAGGTAGTGCAGGATTTGCACCACGGTAGTGCAAACGCTGCACCCGAACTAGATTCAAAGAACAAGAAGAAGAGTAATAAGACTCAAGAGAACCGGATCGCGCGAGGGCACATGCGAGGCTGGTGA
- a CDS encoding DnaD domain protein, which produces MAKQVIGELAAEHSTDQVRMAIQEAVIYEKRSLAYVRRVLHAWKRDGRATERGIASWSDTSVPNEQVIPEETVQSLLIWPPPDLDDDLPAKPDLSDPAVAAWAAICEQLPDLGRLPRMVTPISLVGDMLTVSVSDARTYSVLTNTQRIFVEYATRSVLGDDASLHMEMVEREAGAA; this is translated from the coding sequence ATGGCCAAACAGGTAATAGGGGAGCTCGCGGCAGAGCACAGCACAGACCAGGTCCGCATGGCGATCCAGGAGGCCGTGATCTACGAGAAGCGCAGCCTCGCATATGTCCGGCGCGTCCTGCACGCCTGGAAGCGCGACGGACGGGCAACCGAACGGGGAATCGCATCGTGGTCGGACACATCAGTTCCGAACGAGCAGGTGATCCCAGAAGAAACGGTCCAATCGCTCCTGATTTGGCCGCCGCCCGATCTGGACGATGATCTGCCCGCAAAACCAGACCTAAGCGATCCGGCGGTTGCCGCATGGGCAGCGATATGCGAGCAGCTACCAGACCTCGGCCGACTGCCGAGAATGGTCACACCGATCAGCCTCGTTGGCGATATGCTGACGGTCAGTGTTTCGGACGCACGCACGTATTCGGTGCTGACTAACACGCAGCGAATTTTCGTGGAATACGCCACGCGAAGTGTACTGGGAGATGATGCGTCGCTGCACATGGAGATGGTAGAGCGGGAGGCCGGTGCGGCGTGA